One Sinorhizobium sp. BG8 DNA window includes the following coding sequences:
- a CDS encoding ABC transporter substrate-binding protein yields MRNRLLLTTIFAGLAASAAPALSADCDITVGMVMELTGPAGAYGQAGAKSVEMAFRDFNEAGGVDGCKLVTDTRDSQSQGNVAVDQATQLVNIKKVPVIIGGIISSVSIPILTSVTAPAGVVQVSPASSSPTLTELGRQGKTNGVFFRTITSDALQGTAAAKYALDQGFKKIAVIHVNNDFGVNMVREFAAAYEKLGGTITATVPYNEKQASYSAEASSAMTGEPDALYLVSYPVDGATIARAWISGGGKQAFLLNDGMNAKEFIEAVGAEYLENAYGTSSGTSPTASTEYFNANYEAFSGGIAASAPAADRSYDAGAIVALAIAKAGKADPAAIKAAIPEVLAAGGEPIHAGKDEFAKALKLIKEGKPVKYEGVIGPVSFDAYGDITGPFRLWKITGGEVTTVSEMSADEVGKVKAEIAK; encoded by the coding sequence ATGAGGAACAGACTGCTTCTGACGACCATTTTCGCGGGGCTTGCCGCTTCGGCGGCACCGGCACTTTCGGCCGATTGCGACATCACCGTCGGCATGGTGATGGAATTGACGGGCCCAGCCGGCGCCTACGGACAGGCCGGCGCGAAATCCGTCGAGATGGCCTTCCGCGACTTCAACGAGGCCGGCGGAGTCGACGGCTGCAAGCTCGTTACCGACACGCGTGACAGCCAGAGCCAGGGCAACGTCGCCGTCGACCAGGCGACACAGCTCGTCAACATCAAGAAGGTGCCGGTCATCATCGGCGGCATCATCTCGTCGGTCTCCATCCCGATCCTGACCTCGGTCACGGCACCTGCTGGCGTGGTCCAGGTATCGCCTGCTTCCTCTTCCCCGACGCTCACCGAGCTCGGCCGCCAGGGCAAGACCAACGGGGTCTTCTTTCGCACCATCACCTCGGATGCATTGCAGGGCACGGCCGCGGCCAAGTATGCGCTGGACCAGGGCTTCAAGAAGATTGCCGTCATTCACGTCAACAACGACTTCGGCGTGAACATGGTTCGCGAATTCGCCGCCGCTTACGAAAAACTTGGCGGCACGATTACGGCGACGGTTCCGTACAACGAAAAGCAGGCGAGCTACTCCGCGGAAGCAAGCAGCGCCATGACCGGTGAGCCGGACGCACTCTATCTTGTCAGCTATCCCGTCGATGGTGCGACGATCGCCCGCGCCTGGATCTCGGGCGGCGGCAAGCAGGCCTTCCTCCTGAATGACGGGATGAATGCGAAGGAGTTCATCGAGGCCGTTGGCGCGGAGTACCTTGAGAATGCTTACGGTACGTCGTCCGGCACCAGCCCGACCGCCTCGACGGAGTACTTCAACGCTAACTACGAAGCGTTCTCCGGCGGCATTGCAGCCTCAGCGCCGGCTGCGGACCGTTCCTATGATGCGGGCGCGATCGTGGCGCTGGCGATTGCCAAGGCCGGCAAGGCAGATCCTGCCGCGATCAAGGCCGCAATTCCGGAAGTGCTGGCAGCAGGCGGCGAGCCGATCCATGCCGGCAAGGACGAGTTTGCCAAGGCACTCAAGCTGATCAAGGAAGGCAAGCCGGTGAAGTATGAAGGCGTCATCGGGCCGGTCAGCTTCGACGCCTACGGCGACATCACCGGTCCGTTCCGCCTGTGGAAGATTACCGGTGGCGAGGTCACGACGGTCTCCGAGATGAGCGCGGACGAGGTCGGCAAGGTGAAGGCCGAGATCGCCAAGTAG